In the genome of bacterium, the window TTTGTCGTCTTGTTGTTCTCGTGGCAGGAGAAGCACAGCGCCGAGGTCGTCGGCTTGCGCATCTGGAACTTGGCGTCGGACTGGTGCGGGTCGTGGCAGGCGATGCAGTCGCCCATCGCCACCGGGCCGTGCACGAACTTGCCCTGGAGCTTCTTCTGCAGCGACTCGTGGCAGATGAAGCAGAGGTCCTTGCCCTTGGCCGCGATGGTGAAGCTGGCCGCGTTGTGCTTCTCCGGCGTGTAGCTGGCGCGCGTGCGGTGGCAGGCCGTGCAGACGCCGGCGCCGATGGGCCCGTGCACGTACTTGGCCTTGCCCATGCCGGGGTGGCACTTCTCGGAGAGGCAGTTGTCCCCGCCAGGCGCCTGCGCGCGGGCGGGGGCGGGCGCGGCGAGCGCCAGCGCCAGTGCGGCGATGAGAGCGACGAGCGTGCGGTGCGGCCAGGTACCCTGCATTTCACCAGCCTCCTTTGCGCTGCGGACCCCTCTGCTGCGAATCCCCGATTCCCCTCGTGTGTCCCTTCGCGCCGCGGGATCCTTCCCCGCCTGCCCCCACCCCCCTAGGCGTAGCTGTGGAGGCCGGAGAGGACGAAGTTCACGCCGATGTAGGTGAACACGACCGCCGCGAAGCCGATGACCGAGAGGATCGCGGTCTTCTTGCCCCGCCACCCCGCGGTGAAGCGCGCGTGCAGGTAGGCGGCGTAGATCAGCCAGGTGATGAGCGACCACGTCTCCTTCGGGTCCCAGCTCCAGTAGGTGCCCCAGGCGTAGTTGGCCCAGGCGGCGCCGGTGACGATGCCGATGGTCAGCAGGGGGAAGCCGACCATGACCATCTTGTAGCTCAGGTCGTCGAGGATCTTCATCCCGGGGAAGAGGGCGGCGATGCGGTCGTGGTACAGCGTGCCGACGTACCAGAAGAGCGCGAAGATCGCCGCCGCGGCCAGCCAGGAGACCACCTTCACGCCGGCCGCGGGGCTCGCGAACGAGGCTGCGAAGAGGTGCGGCTGCGCGGCGCCGGCGACCTTCTGCACGATGAAGTCGAGCGCGGTGGCCGCGATCAGCGTCATCATCGTCACGAGGCTGGCCATGCCGACGATGTAGGGCACTTCGTTGCGCTTCTCGGCGGCGAGGATCAGGTACAGGACGCTCACGCCAAACGAGATCGAGAAGGCCGCGTAGCCGAGGAAGCTCGTCATGACGTGCGCCGCCAGCCAGTTGCTCTGCAGCGCCGGCACCAGCGGCTCGATCTCCTGGGAGATGTTCGGGGCGATCGAGATCGAGGCGATGGCGAGGAAGCCGAGCGGGGCGGCAATGACGCCGAGGCTGCGGTTGCGGTAGACCCGCTCGAAGATCAGATAGATCATGATGATCGACCAGGACCAGAAAACCATCGACTCGTACATGTTCGACAGCGGCGGGATGTTGCCGAAGCCCGTGAGCACGGTCTTCTCGTACCAGCGCATCCCCAGCGCCACGGTCTGGGCGACGAAGCCGAGGGCGGTCACCCCCGTGGCGGTCCAGCCGACCTTCGTGGAGCGGAAGCTCAGGTGGGCGATGTAGATCACCGACGCCACCAGGTAGCAGACCATCGAGGTGTTGAAGAGCATCGAACTGTTCATCTGATCCCGGGCCCTCTCGTTCCTCTTTCCAGACGCCGCGTTACGCGATCGTCACTTCTAGCACATCCCAGGTGCGCCCGCCAGCCCCCACGTCCGCGCGTGACGCGCGGACCGGCGGAGGCAGACATGTCACCGGCCTGTTTCTTCGCCGGCTGTTGCCCATGTCAGGCCGTGTTGCTCGGATCACGCATCCCCCCCCGTCCGCCTCAGTTCCTCGCGAGCGAAGCCAAGCTGTTTCCTTCGGTTGCGATGCCCGCTACTCTGCTGGATCCGCGCGTTCGCGCGGATCTGGCCCCTCAGGCGCGGGCCTCGGCGAGCGCCTGGACCGCGTCCCCGAGCTTCTCGAACTCCTCGCCGAAGGTCTCGCGGTTCTTGTTGGCGTTGCCCGCGAGCGCGACCGCCGTCGCGCCGCCCTCCTCGCGCAGGCGCACCCAGACGCGCCGGTGCGAGACGAAGAAGGCGAACCAGAGGCCGAGGACCATCAGCGAGCAGCCGGTCCAGATGACCCAGACGCCCGGGTCGTGGACGACCTGCAGGCCGGTGTACTGGAGGCTCTCGACGTTCGTGAAGGACAGGTCCAGCGGCAGATCGCGCGCCGTCTTGAGGTCGGGGCGCAGCTTGAAGAGGTACGCCACCTGCGTCCGGCCGTCGGGGAGGAGCACCCCGACCTGCGCCACGGGGTTGCGCGGCTGGTTGGAGCGGCTCGTCGGCTGGCGGTTCTCGTCCATGGTGAAGTCGGGGTAGATCCGCTGGAGCTGGACGCGCACCTGCGTGCCGGGGACCTCCTGGGGCGTGCGGTCGGTGAAGCTCAGGTCGTGCGCCGCCCCGCTCTTCGGGTCCACGGCGCGGATCGTCGCGGTCAGGCCGCGCCCGGTGTCGCCGTAGCTCGACTGGTAGAACCAGATGCCCTTGTACTTGAGCGGCGAGTTCACCTCGATGCGCTCCTTGAGCACCTCGCGACCGCCGTCGACGA includes:
- the ccsB gene encoding c-type cytochrome biogenesis protein CcsB gives rise to the protein MNSSMLFNTSMVCYLVASVIYIAHLSFRSTKVGWTATGVTALGFVAQTVALGMRWYEKTVLTGFGNIPPLSNMYESMVFWSWSIIMIYLIFERVYRNRSLGVIAAPLGFLAIASISIAPNISQEIEPLVPALQSNWLAAHVMTSFLGYAAFSISFGVSVLYLILAAEKRNEVPYIVGMASLVTMMTLIAATALDFIVQKVAGAAQPHLFAASFASPAAGVKVVSWLAAAAIFALFWYVGTLYHDRIAALFPGMKILDDLSYKMVMVGFPLLTIGIVTGAAWANYAWGTYWSWDPKETWSLITWLIYAAYLHARFTAGWRGKKTAILSVIGFAAVVFTYIGVNFVLSGLHSYA